The proteins below come from a single Nocardiopsis gilva YIM 90087 genomic window:
- a CDS encoding glycoside hydrolase family 13 protein → MPPTPPPGIPAPPSTRPDWWRDAAIYQIYVRSFADSNGDGEGDLPGIRRRLPELAALGVDAVWLTPFYLSPLADGGYDVADYREVDPRFGTLADVDALTATAHELGLRVIIDIVPNHTSAAHRWFRAAVAAEPGSPERSRYIFRPGKGTNGEEPPNNWQSIFGGPAWTRLKRPDGTPEEWYLHLFDAEQPDLDWTSPEVRQEFEDVLRFWLDRGVDGFRIDVAHGMVKDPALPDIAPGQKAALLDGETRLPYFDQEGVHEIYRRWRSIVDAYPGERALVAEAWVDDARRVARYLRPDELHQAFNFEYLTADWDAAALRSVVDTSLAANGAVGATTTWVLSNHDVTRHVTRFGDGAQGLRRARAAALLTFALPGSVYLYQGEELGLPEVADLPEDALQDPTWERSGRTERGRDGCRVPLPWEGTEPPFGFAPEGTEPWLPMPAAWAALTREAQRHNADSTLALYTTALRERRAHPALGDGALEWVASPEGVLAFRRAPGFACVVNLTGEPVASPVPGDVLLSSGPTETHDGSLLLPPDTAVWLRI, encoded by the coding sequence ATGCCACCGACTCCCCCACCCGGGATCCCCGCTCCTCCCAGCACACGGCCGGACTGGTGGCGCGACGCCGCCATCTACCAGATCTATGTGCGCAGCTTCGCCGACTCCAACGGGGACGGCGAGGGCGACCTGCCGGGCATCCGGCGACGCCTGCCGGAACTCGCCGCGCTCGGCGTCGACGCCGTCTGGCTCACCCCCTTCTACCTCTCCCCCCTCGCCGACGGCGGCTACGACGTGGCCGACTACCGCGAGGTGGACCCGCGCTTCGGCACCCTGGCCGACGTCGACGCCCTCACCGCGACGGCGCACGAGCTCGGCCTGCGGGTGATCATCGACATCGTGCCCAACCACACCTCCGCGGCCCACCGCTGGTTCCGCGCGGCGGTGGCGGCCGAACCCGGAAGTCCCGAGCGGTCCCGCTACATCTTCCGGCCCGGGAAGGGGACCAACGGCGAGGAGCCGCCGAACAACTGGCAGTCGATCTTCGGTGGGCCGGCCTGGACCCGGCTGAAGCGGCCGGACGGCACCCCCGAGGAGTGGTACCTGCACCTCTTCGACGCCGAGCAGCCCGATCTCGACTGGACCTCACCCGAGGTGCGGCAGGAGTTCGAGGACGTGCTGCGGTTCTGGCTGGACCGCGGCGTCGACGGGTTCCGCATCGACGTCGCGCACGGCATGGTCAAGGACCCCGCGCTGCCCGACATCGCCCCCGGGCAGAAGGCCGCGCTGCTCGACGGGGAGACGCGGCTGCCCTACTTCGACCAGGAGGGTGTGCACGAGATCTACCGGCGGTGGCGGAGCATCGTCGACGCCTACCCGGGCGAGCGCGCACTGGTGGCCGAGGCGTGGGTGGACGACGCCCGGCGGGTGGCACGGTACCTGCGCCCCGACGAGCTGCACCAGGCGTTCAACTTCGAGTACCTGACAGCGGACTGGGACGCGGCGGCGCTGCGCTCGGTCGTCGACACATCGCTGGCGGCTAACGGCGCGGTCGGCGCGACGACCACGTGGGTGCTGTCCAACCACGACGTCACCCGGCACGTCACGCGGTTCGGCGACGGCGCCCAGGGCCTGCGGCGCGCCCGCGCCGCTGCGCTGCTCACCTTCGCGCTACCCGGGTCGGTCTACCTGTACCAGGGCGAGGAGCTGGGCCTGCCCGAGGTCGCCGACCTGCCGGAGGACGCGCTGCAGGACCCCACCTGGGAGCGCTCGGGGCGCACTGAGCGCGGACGCGACGGCTGCCGAGTCCCGCTTCCCTGGGAGGGCACCGAGCCCCCGTTCGGATTCGCTCCCGAGGGCACGGAGCCGTGGCTCCCGATGCCCGCAGCGTGGGCGGCATTGACACGCGAGGCCCAGCGGCACAACGCCGACTCGACGCTGGCGCTGTACACCACCGCACTGCGCGAACGCCGCGCACATCCGGCGCTGGGCGATGGGGCACTGGAGTGGGTGGCCTCGCCCGAGGGCGTCCTGGCGTTCCGCCGCGCCCCCGGCTTCGCGTGCGTCGTCAACCTGACCGGTGAACCGGTGGCGTCGCCCGTGCCCGGCGACGTCCTGCTGTCCAGCGGACCGACGGAGACCCACGACGGCTCACTGCTGCTGCCCCCAGACACAGCGGTGTGGCTGCGCATCTGA
- a CDS encoding LacI family DNA-binding transcriptional regulator, with translation MGPRLADIARHAGVSEATVSRVLNDKPGVGADTRKAVLTALDVLGYERPARLRQRSAGLVGMVVPELENPVFPMFAQAAEGALAQHGYTPVLCTRTPGGIAEDEYVELLLERNVSGILFVSGLHADTTADHDRYRRLAARRMPIVLVNGYAENVPAAFVSCDDREAGRLAVDHLAALGHTRIGFTSGPKRFVPVQRKLEGYREAMARNGLPTDDLVELSLFSLEGGHAAAVRLLERGVTAMVCGSDLMALGAIRAARQRGLSVPHDVSIVGYDDSQLIAFTDPPLTTVRQPVPSMALAAVRTLCDEIAGHASTVSHSEYLFDPELVVRGSTGAAPADAPGRTGTLHVR, from the coding sequence ATGGGTCCACGATTGGCCGACATCGCACGGCATGCGGGCGTCAGTGAGGCGACCGTCTCCCGGGTTCTCAACGACAAGCCCGGCGTCGGGGCGGACACGCGCAAGGCCGTGCTGACAGCGCTCGACGTGCTCGGCTACGAACGGCCCGCCCGGCTCCGGCAGCGCTCCGCCGGGCTGGTCGGCATGGTCGTCCCGGAGCTGGAGAACCCCGTCTTCCCGATGTTCGCCCAGGCGGCCGAGGGCGCGCTCGCCCAGCACGGCTACACGCCCGTTCTGTGTACGCGGACGCCCGGTGGGATCGCCGAGGACGAATACGTCGAGCTGCTGCTGGAGCGCAACGTCTCCGGCATCCTCTTCGTCTCCGGCCTGCACGCCGACACCACCGCCGACCACGACCGCTACCGTCGCCTCGCCGCCCGCAGGATGCCGATCGTGCTGGTGAACGGCTACGCGGAGAACGTGCCCGCCGCGTTCGTCTCCTGCGACGACCGGGAGGCCGGCCGCCTCGCTGTCGACCACCTCGCCGCGCTCGGCCACACCCGCATCGGCTTCACCAGCGGACCCAAGCGCTTCGTCCCCGTGCAGCGCAAACTCGAAGGCTACCGGGAGGCCATGGCCCGCAACGGCCTGCCCACCGACGACCTCGTGGAGCTGTCGCTCTTCAGCCTCGAAGGCGGCCACGCCGCCGCCGTCCGGTTGCTGGAGCGCGGTGTCACCGCCATGGTCTGCGGTTCCGACCTCATGGCGCTCGGCGCCATCCGCGCCGCCCGACAGCGCGGGCTGTCGGTGCCCCACGACGTCTCCATCGTGGGCTACGACGACTCCCAGCTCATCGCCTTCACCGACCCGCCGTTGACGACCGTCCGCCAACCCGTGCCGTCGATGGCTCTGGCGGCGGTGCGCACCCTGTGCGACGAGATCGCCGGACACGCCTCCACGGTGTCGCATTCGGAGTACCTCTTCGACCCCGAGCTCGTGGTGCGCGGCTCCACCGGCGCGGCCCCCGCCGACGCCCCGGGAAGGACGGGCACCCTGCACGTGCGGTGA
- the lepA gene encoding translation elongation factor 4, whose protein sequence is MPQPNRTDPALIRNFCIIAHIDHGKSTLADRMLQLTGVVEDRKMREQYLDRMDIERERGITIKSQAVRLPFTALDDTTYVLNLIDTPGHVDFSYEVSRSLAACEGAILLVDAAQGIEAQTLANLYMALENDLAIIPVLNKIDLPAAQPDKYAAELAGIIGCEPSDVLKVSAKTGHGVEELLNEIVQRIPAPVGDADAPARAMIFDSVYDTYRGVVTYVRIVDGRLSTRERIQMMSTGATHEMLEVGVIAPEPTKIEGLGVGEVGYIITGVKDVRQSRVGDTITSAAKGATDMLEGYRDPKPMVFSGLYPMDGTDYPVLRDALEKLQLNDAALVFEPETSAALGFGFRCGFLGLLHLEITRARLEREFNLDLISTAPNVIYRVIMEDGTEHEVTNPSEFPEGKIAEVYEPIVKGTLLAPAEFVGPIMELCQNRRGALQGMDYLSEDRVEMRYTLPLAEIVFDFFDQLKSRTKGYASLDYEPSGEQMSDLVKVDILLQGEAVDAFSAIVHKEKAYAYGTEMTKKLRELIPRQQYEVPVQAAIGSRVIARENIRAIRKDVLSKCYGGDISRKRKLLEKQKEGKKRMKMVGRVEVPQEAFITALSTDDSGEKDAKKK, encoded by the coding sequence GTGCCACAGCCGAATCGGACCGATCCCGCGCTGATCCGGAACTTCTGCATCATCGCGCACATCGACCATGGCAAGTCGACGCTGGCCGACCGCATGCTCCAGTTGACCGGCGTCGTCGAAGACCGGAAGATGCGCGAGCAGTACCTCGACCGGATGGACATCGAGCGCGAACGCGGCATCACCATCAAGTCGCAGGCCGTGCGCCTGCCCTTCACCGCGCTCGACGACACCACCTACGTCCTCAACCTCATCGACACCCCCGGCCACGTCGACTTCAGCTACGAGGTCTCGCGGTCGCTGGCGGCCTGCGAGGGCGCGATCCTGCTCGTCGACGCCGCCCAGGGCATCGAGGCGCAGACCCTGGCCAACCTCTACATGGCGCTGGAGAACGATCTCGCGATCATCCCGGTGCTGAACAAGATCGACCTCCCGGCCGCCCAGCCCGACAAGTACGCCGCCGAGCTGGCCGGGATCATCGGCTGCGAACCCTCCGACGTCCTCAAGGTCAGCGCCAAGACCGGTCACGGTGTCGAGGAGCTGCTGAACGAGATCGTGCAGCGCATCCCGGCCCCTGTGGGCGACGCCGACGCCCCCGCCCGAGCGATGATCTTCGACTCGGTCTACGACACCTACCGCGGCGTGGTCACCTACGTCCGGATCGTCGACGGCCGCCTCAGCACCCGCGAGCGCATCCAGATGATGTCCACGGGCGCCACCCACGAGATGCTCGAAGTGGGCGTCATCGCCCCGGAACCCACCAAGATCGAGGGGCTGGGCGTCGGCGAGGTCGGCTACATCATCACCGGTGTGAAGGACGTCCGGCAGTCGCGGGTCGGTGACACCATCACCTCCGCCGCCAAGGGCGCCACCGACATGCTCGAGGGCTACCGGGACCCCAAGCCCATGGTGTTCTCCGGGCTGTACCCGATGGACGGCACCGACTACCCGGTCCTCCGCGACGCCCTGGAGAAGCTCCAGCTCAACGACGCCGCCCTGGTCTTCGAACCGGAGACGTCGGCGGCGCTGGGCTTCGGCTTCCGCTGCGGCTTCCTCGGCCTGCTGCACCTGGAGATCACCCGCGCCCGCCTGGAGCGCGAGTTCAATCTCGACCTGATCTCCACCGCGCCCAACGTCATCTACCGGGTGATCATGGAGGACGGCACCGAACACGAGGTGACCAACCCCAGCGAGTTCCCCGAGGGCAAGATCGCCGAGGTCTACGAGCCGATCGTCAAGGGCACTCTGCTCGCCCCCGCGGAGTTCGTCGGCCCGATCATGGAGCTGTGCCAGAACCGCCGCGGCGCCCTCCAGGGCATGGACTACCTGTCCGAGGACCGGGTGGAGATGCGCTACACCCTCCCGCTCGCCGAGATCGTGTTCGACTTCTTCGACCAGCTCAAGTCGCGCACCAAGGGCTATGCCTCGCTCGACTACGAGCCGTCCGGCGAGCAGATGTCCGACCTGGTCAAGGTGGACATCCTGCTGCAGGGCGAGGCCGTCGACGCGTTCTCCGCGATCGTCCACAAGGAGAAGGCCTACGCGTACGGCACAGAGATGACCAAGAAGCTGCGCGAGCTCATCCCGCGGCAGCAGTACGAGGTGCCGGTGCAGGCGGCCATCGGCTCCCGGGTCATCGCCCGCGAGAACATCCGCGCGATCCGCAAGGACGTGCTCTCGAAGTGCTACGGCGGTGACATCAGCCGTAAGCGCAAGCTGCTGGAGAAGCAGAAGGAGGGCAAGAAGCGGATGAAGATGGTCGGCCGCGTCGAGGTGCCGCAGGAGGCCTTCATCACCGCGCTGTCCACCGACGACAGCGGCGAGAAGGACGCGAAGAAGAAGTAG